One genomic segment of Methanocalculus alkaliphilus includes these proteins:
- the cofC gene encoding 2-phospho-L-lactate guanylyltransferase gives MYFHALIPFKPINPKTRLSCVMNQEEREGFARAMLEDVVTAVNRTGCSATLLSTSPYACETALVAVRNDGLNEAIDWALPQFHCPALIIMADLPLVTAGALQRILSTEADMAIVPGRGGGTNVVFLKSPACFTAQYYGSSFRKHLAMAKECGFSVEVIDSFRLSTDIDEKEDLVEVLIHGRGKSREYLESLGFGVTEEKGRVGVSRS, from the coding sequence ATGTACTTTCATGCCCTGATCCCCTTCAAGCCGATCAATCCAAAGACCCGCCTCTCCTGTGTGATGAACCAGGAGGAGCGTGAAGGCTTTGCCCGGGCGATGCTTGAGGATGTCGTCACCGCAGTGAACCGGACCGGGTGTTCCGCAACCCTCCTCTCCACCTCCCCGTATGCCTGCGAGACTGCACTCGTCGCCGTCAGGAATGACGGGCTGAACGAGGCGATCGACTGGGCACTTCCGCAGTTTCACTGCCCTGCCCTGATCATCATGGCCGACCTCCCCCTCGTCACCGCCGGTGCACTCCAGCGTATCCTCTCAACCGAGGCCGATATGGCGATCGTTCCGGGGCGTGGGGGCGGGACGAACGTCGTCTTCCTAAAAAGTCCTGCCTGCTTTACGGCACAGTATTATGGGTCGAGCTTCCGGAAACATCTCGCCATGGCAAAAGAGTGCGGCTTCTCGGTGGAGGTGATCGACTCGTTCCGCCTCTCGACCGATATCGATGAGAAGGAGGATCTCGTCGAGGTCCTGATTCATGGGCGGGGGAAGAGCAGGGAGTATCTTGAGTCGCTTGGGTTTGGTGTAACGGAAGAGAAGGGGCGGGTCGGGGTGTCGCGGAGCTGA
- the thiL gene encoding thiamine-phosphate kinase, with product MDDRALLDGIRMIVGEKETADDCSVLAVGDRFLVMTTDMLHETTDFPAGMTDYEIGWMAAAVTLSDIASMGAEPADLLMAVGLDRPERLSGITNGAAACCRSVGGRLAGGDIDRHTELTIVSTAIGFVAGDRILRRSGARPGDLVCVTGRPGAAEAGLKGDPRFWKNLITPIPRVREGIAFAEGGATAMMDLSDGIALSLYDLSRASGVGFSLDPALFPRIPGIPEPEATDLFLYGGGDFELIATVPENRFPIPGVDATVIGVVTTEMAILSGGHPIPLRGYTHRWE from the coding sequence GTGGATGATCGTGCTCTTCTGGATGGTATCCGGATGATTGTGGGTGAGAAGGAGACGGCGGATGACTGTTCCGTCCTCGCAGTCGGGGATCGGTTCCTTGTGATGACGACCGATATGCTCCATGAGACGACCGACTTTCCGGCAGGGATGACCGATTATGAGATCGGATGGATGGCGGCGGCGGTGACTCTCTCTGATATCGCATCGATGGGTGCAGAGCCGGCTGATCTCCTGATGGCGGTTGGCCTTGACCGGCCGGAGCGGCTCTCCGGGATCACCAATGGTGCCGCCGCCTGCTGCCGGTCGGTGGGGGGACGGCTTGCCGGGGGTGATATTGATCGGCATACAGAGCTGACGATCGTCTCAACAGCGATCGGGTTTGTTGCAGGGGATCGGATCCTCCGCCGATCCGGTGCCCGCCCCGGTGATCTCGTCTGCGTGACGGGCCGGCCCGGTGCGGCAGAGGCGGGCCTGAAGGGTGATCCGAGGTTCTGGAAGAATCTCATCACGCCGATACCGCGTGTCAGGGAGGGGATCGCCTTTGCTGAAGGCGGGGCAACAGCGATGATGGATCTCTCCGACGGGATTGCCCTTTCACTCTATGATCTCTCGCGGGCTTCCGGAGTCGGCTTCTCCCTTGACCCCGCCCTCTTCCCGCGTATTCCCGGAATACCTGAGCCAGAAGCAACCGATCTCTTCCTCTATGGGGGCGGGGACTTTGAACTGATTGCAACGGTTCCGGAGAATCGGTTCCCGATCCCGGGGGTGGATGCCACCGTGATTGGTGTCGTGACAACCGAGATGGCGATCCTCTCCGGCGGCCATCCGATCCCGCTACGCGGGTATACGCATAGGTGGGAGTGA
- a CDS encoding antitoxin VapB family protein, whose amino-acid sequence MGTRTISISDDAYERLSQLKLGTKMSFSDVILKFTPPRKKLSEILQELGPNRELADSIERASRDMRKARMREVTFDADT is encoded by the coding sequence ATGGGTACCCGAACCATCAGTATCAGTGATGACGCCTATGAGCGTCTCTCCCAGCTGAAACTGGGGACGAAGATGAGTTTCTCGGACGTCATCCTCAAATTTACTCCTCCCAGGAAGAAGCTCTCCGAGATATTACAGGAGCTTGGCCCAAATCGGGAGCTTGCAGACTCGATTGAACGGGCCTCACGTGATATGAGAAAAGCAAGGATGCGAGAGGTCACCTTTGATGCCGACACTTGA
- a CDS encoding type II toxin-antitoxin system VapC family toxin produces MPTLDTSFIIDLIRHEPGALKVLEMIEQEGLTPATTPITILELFRGAYLSSSPEKNKKEIEAITEHLLHQNIVEETYGVFGALSARLRGDGRPVGDFDELIAAIALCYDGEIVTRDHHFERIPGLVVRRY; encoded by the coding sequence ATGCCGACACTTGATACCTCATTTATCATCGATCTGATTCGCCACGAACCCGGTGCACTCAAGGTATTGGAAATGATAGAGCAGGAAGGTCTGACTCCTGCAACCACACCAATAACAATTCTCGAGCTCTTTCGGGGTGCATACCTGTCATCCTCTCCTGAGAAGAACAAAAAAGAGATCGAAGCAATTACAGAACATCTTTTGCACCAGAATATTGTAGAGGAGACGTACGGTGTCTTTGGAGCGCTTTCTGCAAGATTAAGAGGTGATGGCAGGCCTGTTGGAGATTTTGACGAACTGATCGCCGCAATAGCACTCTGTTATGATGGTGAGATTGTGACAAGGGATCATCATTTTGAGAGAATTCCTGGTTTAGTAGTCAGGAGATATTGA
- a CDS encoding serine/threonine-protein kinase RIO2: MPPSADTVRDLHKYEYTILFAIERLMKRYAWVPFDDLKRVTRLSKNELEYRLGELLQKDLVRYEGAPYPGYSLLFNGYDALALHTLTKRGSISALGSLIGVGKESEVFEALGLGVIVLKFHRVGQQSFQSVRLNREYMNKDGHCPWIFASAHSAEQEYEALLRLNGKVRVPVPIDRSRHTIAMSYVPGVNLNQCTLEDPKYILEELMEEMKKIYALGIIHADFSEYNVMVNEDHCWIIDWPQWVSVTHPNADEILLHDVTTIVDFFNRKYRMALQVSDALDQVTG; encoded by the coding sequence ATGCCCCCTTCAGCCGATACGGTACGGGACCTCCATAAATATGAGTACACGATCCTCTTTGCCATTGAACGGCTGATGAAACGGTATGCCTGGGTCCCGTTCGATGATCTCAAACGGGTCACCCGTCTCTCGAAGAACGAACTTGAATACCGTCTCGGGGAACTGCTTCAGAAAGATCTCGTCCGTTATGAAGGTGCCCCATACCCGGGGTATTCCCTCCTCTTCAATGGGTATGATGCCCTTGCCCTCCATACCCTGACGAAACGGGGGAGCATCTCCGCCCTCGGCTCACTCATCGGTGTCGGGAAGGAGTCCGAGGTCTTTGAGGCACTCGGTCTTGGTGTCATCGTCCTCAAGTTTCACCGGGTCGGCCAGCAGTCATTCCAGTCGGTCCGGTTGAACCGGGAGTATATGAATAAGGATGGCCACTGCCCCTGGATCTTCGCCTCAGCCCACTCTGCCGAGCAGGAGTATGAAGCCCTCCTCCGCCTCAACGGCAAGGTCCGGGTCCCCGTCCCGATTGACCGGAGCCGCCATACCATCGCGATGTCATACGTGCCGGGGGTCAATCTCAACCAGTGTACCCTTGAGGATCCAAAGTACATCCTTGAAGAACTGATGGAGGAGATGAAGAAGATCTATGCCCTTGGGATCATCCATGCCGACTTCTCCGAGTATAATGTGATGGTCAATGAGGACCACTGCTGGATCATCGACTGGCCGCAGTGGGTATCTGTGACGCATCCGAATGCAGATGAGATTCTCCTTCATGATGTTACAACCATCGTGGATTTCTTCAACCGGAAGTACCGCATGGCACTCCAGGTCAGTGACGCACTCGATCAGGTGACCGGGTGA
- a CDS encoding DUF460 domain-containing protein, producing MRVYGIDIVKGSVRSRSKRPLFALCRIIDDEIASETEVSLFRLIRILEAEEPDILAVDSLQEVAADTKELYTFLQSLPPKTDLIQVTGGGDHRESLAQVAGRYNITFNRFDPYAEARTSAKVAALGAGCRVEAFADTCLITVSRGRSPGKGGWSQNRYTRKIHGAVRTKAREIEMTLLDAGLKYEMKEFRAFGGYSRVIFVVSAPRAHVPVRNLRGSDVQVNVSQPRLERIRFIPQSGKPRYLIAGIDPGTTMAVALLNLDGELVHLSSSRLTSIADVISLITEHGRPLIIASDKKEMPGTVEKIRRSFNAVPFLPRSDMPVPEKFELAGSIQYENDHERDAYAAAMVAYRHYKNKFASLSKRIPSGVALDEIRARVIRGRSLEQALSDLSPAGADEEPKAQVPEEPESEARRGREREYEAMVARLRSLVSELYAEGQKKDDEIRRLRRTLQNERSKVKARIRRDSEVARLEGIIKNQKRHLRREEKRNRTLRKQLERMRTYADLLDGEDLVPLKVLESLSRDAIRRLDAEMGRKPGDWIYLGRTDGWGKNAIRELAEVQIAGVVVPDLSVLPPDLISLFREMRIPLIGEQGLGLRLQGSIGICLRSALDDRYRVWQEEQERYEREKKVDSIETLFKEYRSEREREVRKGG from the coding sequence ATGCGTGTCTATGGGATCGATATCGTCAAAGGGTCGGTCCGGTCACGGTCAAAAAGGCCACTATTTGCCCTATGCCGGATCATCGACGATGAGATCGCCTCTGAGACGGAGGTCTCCCTCTTTCGGCTCATCAGGATCCTCGAGGCAGAAGAGCCGGATATCCTTGCCGTTGACAGCCTGCAGGAGGTAGCGGCAGATACCAAGGAGCTCTATACCTTCCTCCAGTCCCTCCCTCCAAAGACCGATCTCATCCAGGTGACCGGGGGTGGTGATCACCGGGAGAGCCTCGCCCAGGTTGCAGGGAGATATAATATCACCTTTAACCGGTTCGATCCCTATGCAGAAGCGAGGACGTCGGCGAAGGTCGCTGCACTCGGTGCGGGATGCCGCGTAGAGGCGTTTGCAGATACCTGCCTCATCACCGTCTCGCGGGGCAGATCTCCTGGAAAGGGCGGATGGAGCCAGAACCGATACACCCGGAAGATCCACGGGGCGGTCCGGACGAAGGCCCGTGAGATCGAGATGACCCTGCTCGATGCCGGTCTGAAGTATGAGATGAAGGAGTTCCGGGCATTCGGGGGGTACTCCAGGGTCATCTTCGTTGTCTCTGCCCCGAGAGCCCATGTGCCGGTCAGGAATCTCCGGGGCTCTGATGTGCAGGTGAATGTCTCACAGCCACGGCTTGAACGAATCCGGTTCATCCCGCAGAGCGGGAAACCCCGGTATCTCATCGCCGGGATCGATCCCGGAACGACGATGGCGGTTGCGCTCCTGAACCTTGATGGTGAACTCGTTCATCTCTCCAGCTCCCGGCTCACCTCCATCGCAGATGTCATCTCTCTCATCACTGAGCATGGCCGGCCCCTGATCATCGCCTCGGATAAGAAGGAGATGCCGGGGACGGTCGAGAAGATCCGGCGTTCATTCAATGCGGTCCCGTTTCTGCCACGGAGTGATATGCCGGTCCCTGAGAAGTTTGAGCTTGCCGGCTCAATACAGTACGAAAACGACCATGAACGGGATGCCTATGCGGCTGCGATGGTCGCATACCGGCATTATAAAAACAAATTTGCGAGCCTCTCTAAACGGATCCCCTCCGGTGTCGCACTCGATGAGATCCGTGCCCGGGTGATCAGGGGGCGATCCCTTGAACAGGCGCTCTCGGATCTCTCTCCAGCCGGTGCTGATGAAGAGCCGAAGGCGCAGGTCCCGGAGGAGCCGGAGTCGGAGGCACGGCGGGGCAGGGAGCGTGAATATGAGGCGATGGTCGCCCGGCTCCGTTCGCTGGTCTCGGAACTGTATGCAGAGGGGCAGAAGAAGGATGATGAGATCAGGCGTCTCCGGCGCACGCTCCAGAACGAACGATCGAAGGTGAAGGCCCGTATCCGGCGTGATAGCGAGGTTGCCCGGCTTGAAGGGATCATCAAAAACCAGAAACGGCATCTGAGGCGTGAAGAGAAGAGGAACCGGACCCTCCGCAAGCAGCTTGAACGGATGAGGACCTATGCCGATCTCCTGGATGGTGAGGATCTCGTCCCGCTCAAGGTGCTTGAGAGCCTCTCCCGCGATGCCATCAGGAGGCTTGATGCTGAGATGGGGAGAAAACCCGGAGACTGGATCTATCTTGGGAGGACGGACGGGTGGGGGAAGAATGCGATCCGTGAACTTGCCGAGGTGCAGATCGCCGGGGTTGTTGTCCCCGATCTCTCAGTCCTGCCCCCCGATCTCATCTCCCTCTTCCGGGAGATGAGGATACCCCTCATCGGTGAGCAGGGGCTCGGGCTTCGTCTGCAGGGCTCGATCGGGATCTGTCTGCGGAGTGCGCTTGATGATCGGTACAGGGTATGGCAGGAGGAGCAGGAGCGGTATGAACGTGAGAAGAAGGTTGATTCGATCGAGACACTCTTTAAGGAGTATCGATCTGAACGGGAACGTGAGGTGAGAAAAGGTGGATGA
- a CDS encoding NAD+ synthase, giving the protein MQCDIGCEKTRIENLIRQAIWSAGAEGVVVGVSGGIDSAVVAALACGSLGSERVSAFFLPSATTPSADEEDVRRLCRDLSIDLGIIPIDGIIGAYRRMDGFVEDPPLVGNLMARTRMAILYYHANLSNRLVIGTSNRTEYLIGYCTKWGDNAADLQPILHLSKQDVYLLGEELRIPGTIMKKVPSAGLWEGQSDEKELGITYPVLDATLALLEANGWKAEDEIQEKVLDMVKRSVHKRMPAISLAGSSPRYG; this is encoded by the coding sequence ATGCAGTGTGATATCGGCTGTGAAAAGACCCGGATAGAGAACCTCATCCGCCAGGCGATCTGGTCGGCGGGGGCAGAAGGGGTCGTCGTCGGGGTATCGGGGGGGATCGACTCTGCGGTGGTGGCGGCCCTCGCCTGTGGCTCCCTTGGGAGCGAACGGGTCTCTGCCTTCTTTCTCCCGTCGGCAACGACACCCTCGGCAGATGAAGAGGATGTCAGAAGGCTCTGCCGGGATCTCTCCATCGATCTTGGGATCATCCCTATCGATGGGATCATCGGGGCATACCGCCGGATGGACGGGTTCGTTGAGGACCCCCCCCTCGTCGGCAACCTGATGGCACGGACCCGGATGGCGATCCTCTACTACCACGCAAACCTGAGCAACCGGCTCGTCATCGGAACCTCAAACAGGACCGAGTATCTCATCGGATACTGCACCAAATGGGGAGATAATGCAGCAGATCTCCAGCCGATCCTCCATCTCTCCAAACAGGATGTCTATCTCCTCGGTGAAGAGCTTCGGATACCTGGGACCATCATGAAGAAAGTACCCTCGGCAGGCCTCTGGGAAGGCCAGAGCGATGAAAAAGAGCTTGGAATTACCTATCCGGTCCTTGATGCCACCCTTGCACTCCTCGAAGCGAACGGCTGGAAGGCCGAAGATGAGATCCAGGAGAAAGTACTCGATATGGTGAAGAGGAGTGTCCACAAGAGGATGCCCGCGATCAGCCTCGCAGGCAGTTCTCCCAGATATGGGTGA